One window from the genome of Pseudoalteromonas sp. '520P1 No. 423' encodes:
- a CDS encoding Rsd/AlgQ family anti-sigma factor, which produces MLSQLEKAQQEWGGSHSVIDSWLEERQELLVLYCKLVGLPPFDRNEQALPEQDHIQKFCQILMDYLSAGHFEIYNDIAKACEIKGEQSLALAQQLYPKISASTDIALSFNDKYAETKQGSTLPDFDSELSQLGQTLEQRFEYKDELIDNLYSNH; this is translated from the coding sequence ATGCTATCACAACTAGAAAAAGCACAACAAGAATGGGGTGGTTCTCACTCTGTTATTGACTCATGGTTAGAAGAGCGCCAAGAATTATTGGTGCTATATTGCAAGTTAGTTGGATTACCTCCTTTTGACCGCAATGAACAAGCACTACCTGAGCAAGATCATATTCAAAAGTTTTGTCAGATTTTAATGGATTATTTATCGGCAGGACATTTCGAAATTTATAACGATATTGCTAAAGCGTGTGAAATAAAAGGCGAGCAAAGCTTAGCCTTAGCACAACAATTATACCCTAAAATATCAGCATCCACTGATATTGCTTTATCATTCAATGATAAATATGCCGAAACAAAACAAGGTAGTACACTACCAGATTTTGATTCGGAGCTTTCTCAACTAGGCCAAACCCTTGAGCAAAGGTTTGAATACAAAGATGAGCTAATTGATAACCTTTATTCAAATCACTAG
- the fkpA gene encoding FKBP-type peptidyl-prolyl cis-trans isomerase, whose translation MKKTMKLSLLAASILALTACNQEAAQKTEVVAEVKLETPAQQQAYGIGASVGVFLNKDLADKNELGFALEQELLIQGFRDALAGNSKLDEAKIREVLTELDKSVNEKKAAAAKLAAEASKAEGIKFLADNAKVEGVTTTESGLQYQVITTGEGDKPAKTDIVKVHYKGTLIDGTEFDSSYKRNEPATFPLNQVIKGWTEGVQLMNVGSKFKFTIPSELAYGERDLGKIPANSALVFEVELLEIEQPETAKAESASE comes from the coding sequence ATGAAAAAAACAATGAAATTATCACTACTTGCAGCCTCTATTTTGGCGCTTACAGCTTGTAATCAAGAAGCTGCTCAAAAAACAGAAGTTGTTGCTGAAGTTAAATTAGAAACGCCAGCACAACAGCAAGCATACGGTATTGGTGCATCAGTTGGTGTATTTTTAAATAAAGATTTAGCTGATAAAAATGAGCTTGGTTTTGCTTTAGAGCAAGAACTTTTAATTCAAGGCTTTAGAGATGCACTTGCTGGAAACTCTAAACTTGATGAAGCTAAGATCAGAGAAGTTTTAACAGAACTTGATAAATCAGTTAACGAGAAAAAAGCAGCAGCAGCTAAATTAGCAGCTGAGGCAAGCAAAGCTGAAGGCATTAAATTTTTAGCTGATAATGCTAAAGTTGAAGGTGTAACAACAACTGAGTCTGGCCTTCAGTATCAAGTAATCACTACAGGCGAAGGTGATAAACCTGCTAAAACTGATATTGTTAAAGTACATTACAAGGGTACTTTAATTGATGGTACTGAGTTTGATAGCTCTTACAAACGTAATGAACCTGCTACTTTCCCACTAAATCAAGTGATCAAAGGTTGGACTGAAGGCGTTCAGTTAATGAATGTTGGTTCTAAATTTAAATTTACAATCCCTTCAGAGCTTGCTTATGGTGAACGTGATTTAGGTAAAATTCCTGCTAATTCAGCTTTAGTATTTGAAGTAGAGTTATTAGAAATAGAGCAGCCTGAAACAGCTAAAGCAGAATCTGCTAGTGAGTAA
- a CDS encoding WD40 repeat domain-containing protein codes for MTINRPLFHLLFVILLTSCSSEEKLPDNAIEHAVEGAYAASISDDANYSVISSMHHGLALWDLKKNALKYQWNHLNDKENLKLNAESNLDEWLAQDNSGNLVLTTDISFDSKIAVTADKENFALWSIKTGKNIGFWKVKDSNIRDIALSNQGRYILYGKSNGIAVHINVLSGKRIEFLGHQEKINAVDLSPNGYFALTGSNDYAAYLWDTRTGQVIHRFNHPSRVTQVKLDPKGRYAFTADSKKQARIWDLQTGDMISNLQYLSRQQIFSAVRFSADGNLLATGAPSRKLALWDVKTGEQLKKWQVSPRKGSRPKSAVVYDVAFTQDGQSLITESSSGLAETWTIPKNLK; via the coding sequence ATGACCATAAATCGACCTTTATTTCACTTACTTTTCGTAATTTTGCTTACTTCGTGCAGCTCAGAAGAAAAGTTACCCGATAATGCCATAGAACATGCAGTAGAAGGAGCTTATGCAGCAAGTATTTCAGATGACGCAAATTACAGTGTAATCTCCTCCATGCATCATGGTCTTGCGTTATGGGATCTCAAAAAGAATGCTTTAAAATATCAATGGAATCATCTTAATGATAAAGAAAACCTAAAACTCAATGCAGAGTCAAACTTAGATGAATGGCTTGCGCAAGATAATTCAGGCAACTTAGTGCTTACTACTGATATATCATTTGATAGTAAAATTGCGGTCACTGCAGATAAAGAAAATTTTGCCCTTTGGAGCATAAAAACAGGTAAAAATATTGGTTTTTGGAAAGTAAAAGATTCTAATATAAGGGATATCGCTTTAAGCAACCAAGGTCGTTATATTTTATATGGTAAAAGTAATGGCATTGCTGTACATATCAATGTGCTCTCAGGTAAACGTATTGAATTTTTAGGCCATCAAGAAAAAATAAACGCGGTAGATTTATCACCAAATGGCTATTTTGCACTCACTGGTTCTAATGATTATGCAGCTTATTTATGGGACACACGCACAGGTCAAGTGATCCATAGATTTAACCACCCAAGCAGGGTGACTCAAGTAAAGTTAGACCCTAAAGGCCGTTATGCTTTTACTGCTGATAGTAAAAAACAAGCACGTATATGGGATTTACAAACAGGTGATATGATCTCTAATTTACAGTATTTAAGTAGGCAACAAATTTTTAGCGCCGTTCGTTTTAGTGCTGATGGCAATTTGTTAGCAACAGGTGCCCCCTCAAGAAAACTTGCTTTGTGGGATGTCAAAACTGGCGAGCAATTAAAAAAATGGCAGGTAAGTCCAAGAAAAGGTTCTCGCCCTAAATCTGCAGTCGTGTATGATGTCGCTTTTACACAAGATGGTCAGTCTCTTATTACTGAAAGTTCCAGTGGTTTAGCTGAAACTTGGACCATACCTAAAAACCTAAAATGA
- a CDS encoding SlyX family protein, with product MSALEDRVNELEAKIAFQDETIDILNDELKMHQQLIAKIQRQTELLAEKVKESQNLELGSEPQIEPPPPHY from the coding sequence ATGAGTGCATTAGAAGATAGAGTAAATGAACTGGAAGCTAAAATAGCTTTCCAAGATGAAACAATTGATATTTTAAATGATGAATTAAAAATGCATCAGCAATTAATAGCTAAAATACAAAGACAAACAGAACTTTTAGCTGAAAAAGTGAAAGAGTCTCAAAATTTAGAGCTAGGCTCAGAACCACAAATAGAGCCGCCGCCGCCCCATTACTAA
- a CDS encoding YheV family putative zinc ribbon protein, with protein MKQKKRFIAGATCPECNSMDTMMLYKENDVEKVECVQCHHIMTQPKEAVQASTRQFEQVIGVFNPE; from the coding sequence ATGAAACAGAAAAAGCGTTTTATTGCGGGTGCTACCTGTCCAGAATGTAATTCGATGGATACTATGATGCTGTATAAAGAGAATGACGTAGAAAAAGTTGAGTGTGTGCAATGTCATCATATAATGACACAACCAAAAGAAGCTGTTCAAGCTTCAACACGCCAATTTGAGCAAGTTATTGGCGTATTTAATCCCGAGTAA
- a CDS encoding ATP-binding cassette domain-containing protein — protein MIQITQLELLRGGKSLLKDANATLYPKHKVGLVGANGCGKSSLFALLQGKLHADSGDCLIPKDWEISSVKQETPALEISALEYVLQGHKKYYVLHEALALAEKNGDGEAQAKIHLQLEIVGGYGIESKAGELLHGLGFTNEQLTSPVSSFSGGWRMRLNLAQALIHPSDLLLLDEPTNHLDLDAVYWLERFLKSYTGTLVLISHDREFLDAVIDEIWQISNQKVNVYKGHYSQFERQKAERLAQQQASYEKQQEQIAHLEKFITRFKAKATKAKQAQSRVKAIERMEKLAPAHVDSPFNFEFSEPTALPNPLLTLDKAKAGYGDVTILNNIKLNLVPGSRIALLGRNGAGKSTLIKLLSGDLSPQSGEVFQHKGLNIGYFAQHQLESLDLNASAILHLQRLNPKATEQSLRDFLGGFAFMGDQATSPVAPFSGGEKARLVLAMLVYQKPNLLLLDEPTNHLDLEMRHALVMALQGFEGAMVTVSHDRHLLKNTADEFYLVDQGTVTPFGYDVEAYYQWLMNAKKDTTAEAENIKDEAESKSVNRKEQKRLEAEFRKSVQPIKKLITSLEKKLDTLSIEQDEIESALADNDLYQEDNKAKLNTLLEKQAKCVPMLNDVEEQLLEQLELLEEKESAFNDSL, from the coding sequence ATGATTCAAATTACCCAACTAGAGCTACTACGAGGCGGTAAAAGCCTATTAAAAGATGCCAATGCCACTTTATATCCAAAACATAAAGTAGGTCTAGTGGGCGCTAATGGTTGCGGTAAGTCTAGCTTATTTGCCTTACTACAAGGTAAATTACATGCTGACTCTGGTGATTGTTTAATTCCCAAAGACTGGGAAATATCTTCAGTTAAACAAGAAACTCCCGCTCTAGAAATATCCGCTTTAGAATATGTATTACAAGGCCATAAAAAATATTATGTATTACATGAAGCCTTAGCTTTAGCTGAAAAGAATGGCGATGGTGAAGCTCAAGCCAAAATACACTTACAACTCGAAATCGTAGGTGGTTATGGCATAGAATCTAAAGCAGGTGAATTATTACATGGCTTAGGCTTTACTAATGAACAACTTACATCACCTGTTAGTTCATTTTCTGGTGGTTGGAGAATGCGTCTTAATTTAGCACAAGCGTTAATCCATCCATCTGATTTATTATTACTCGATGAACCAACAAACCATTTAGATTTAGATGCTGTTTATTGGTTAGAACGCTTTTTAAAATCTTATACAGGCACTTTAGTTTTAATATCTCATGATAGAGAGTTTCTTGATGCAGTAATTGATGAGATTTGGCAAATTTCAAATCAAAAAGTCAATGTCTACAAAGGACACTACTCTCAGTTTGAACGCCAAAAAGCCGAACGATTAGCGCAACAACAAGCAAGTTATGAAAAACAACAAGAGCAAATAGCCCATTTAGAAAAGTTCATCACCCGCTTTAAAGCAAAAGCAACCAAAGCAAAACAAGCACAAAGCCGTGTTAAAGCCATTGAACGTATGGAAAAGCTCGCCCCAGCCCATGTAGACTCTCCATTTAATTTTGAATTTTCAGAGCCTACAGCATTACCTAACCCTTTATTAACACTAGATAAAGCAAAGGCAGGTTATGGTGACGTCACTATCTTAAATAACATTAAGCTAAACTTAGTGCCAGGTAGCAGAATCGCATTACTGGGCCGAAATGGCGCAGGTAAATCTACTTTAATTAAGTTATTATCTGGTGATTTAAGCCCACAAAGTGGCGAGGTATTTCAACACAAAGGCCTTAATATAGGCTACTTTGCGCAGCATCAGCTAGAGTCTTTAGATTTAAACGCCAGTGCAATTTTACATTTACAGCGCTTAAACCCTAAAGCGACAGAACAAAGCTTAAGAGACTTCTTGGGCGGCTTTGCATTTATGGGAGATCAAGCAACATCACCGGTAGCGCCTTTTTCAGGTGGTGAAAAAGCACGCTTAGTATTAGCTATGCTAGTTTACCAAAAGCCTAACTTACTCTTACTTGATGAGCCAACTAACCATCTTGATTTAGAAATGCGTCATGCCTTAGTTATGGCATTACAAGGCTTTGAAGGCGCTATGGTCACTGTCTCTCATGATCGTCACTTACTAAAAAATACAGCCGATGAATTTTATTTAGTAGATCAAGGCACAGTTACACCTTTTGGTTATGATGTTGAAGCATATTATCAATGGCTAATGAACGCTAAAAAAGATACGACAGCTGAAGCAGAAAACATTAAAGATGAAGCTGAAAGTAAATCCGTCAATAGAAAAGAGCAAAAACGCTTAGAAGCTGAGTTTAGAAAATCTGTTCAACCAATTAAAAAGCTAATAACTTCTTTAGAGAAAAAGCTAGATACACTGTCTATTGAACAAGATGAAATCGAAAGCGCGCTTGCCGATAACGATTTATATCAAGAAGATAATAAAGCGAAATTAAATACTTTATTAGAAAAACAAGCTAAATGTGTGCCTATGCTAAATGATGTGGAAGAGCAGTTATTAGAGCAATTAGAATTACTTGAAGAAAAAGAGTCTGCTTTTAATGATTCACTCTAA
- a CDS encoding TIGR02444 family protein, whose translation MIHSNNNELQKVSAEDFWHFSCDLYSKNELYKKDKQEYSLLELQNKFNKNVNICLLMLYLDKLNISICQNTLYKLIVAISEFEKNYLLPLRALRLRLKAEKSDISLYAKMRQTLLDSELLMEKHQQSQLINALKNYETSPKKDIDNLQLYLSFNMA comes from the coding sequence ATGATTCACTCTAACAATAATGAATTACAGAAAGTAAGTGCCGAAGATTTTTGGCACTTTTCTTGTGATCTTTATAGTAAAAATGAACTGTATAAAAAAGATAAACAAGAATACTCATTGCTCGAACTACAAAATAAATTCAATAAGAATGTCAATATATGCCTGTTAATGCTGTATTTAGATAAACTGAACATCTCAATTTGCCAAAATACTTTGTATAAATTAATTGTAGCTATTTCAGAGTTTGAAAAAAATTACTTATTACCGCTAAGAGCTTTAAGGCTAAGACTAAAAGCAGAAAAATCCGACATTTCACTCTACGCAAAAATGCGTCAGACATTACTTGATTCGGAACTGTTAATGGAAAAACATCAACAATCTCAATTAATAAATGCACTTAAGAATTATGAAACCTCACCAAAAAAAGACATTGATAACCTGCAACTTTACCTAAGTTTTAATATGGCGTAA